One segment of Thermus tengchongensis DNA contains the following:
- the bshA gene encoding N-acetyl-alpha-D-glucosaminyl L-malate synthase BshA, with translation MGSLPSPFAGLGVRVLRLGLVAYPGLGGSGIVATELAHRLAQMGHRVYLFATERPFRLPKNSPVVYIPVDLPFYPVFPGPLYTLSLAGVLEREARRLGLELVHTHYAIPHAAAAYLGLGEELPLVHTLHGTDVSVLGMDPAFHGPTRKALQRAKATTAVSRALAQEAQKAFGVSPAVIHNAVDPDRFYPRPERKKLYAEEGEWLLVHASNFRPIKRVPDIVRVFAKVRRKVQARLLLLGKGPEEGEAKRVAEELGVERWVSFHPPTPHPEEVLGAADLFLLASEEESFGQAALEALASGVPVVATAVGGVPELVRPEVGRLVELGDLEGFAQAVLDLLAHPKLPSMRKAAREYAIARFHPERITQAYLGVYQKALES, from the coding sequence ATGGGTTCTCTCCCCTCCCCTTTTGCGGGTTTGGGCGTGAGGGTGCTGAGGCTAGGCCTGGTGGCCTACCCCGGCCTCGGGGGTAGCGGCATCGTGGCCACGGAGCTGGCCCACCGCCTGGCCCAGATGGGCCACCGGGTTTACCTGTTCGCCACGGAAAGGCCCTTTCGGCTGCCCAAGAATAGCCCTGTGGTCTACATCCCCGTGGACCTGCCCTTTTACCCCGTCTTCCCCGGCCCCCTCTACACCCTCTCCCTGGCCGGGGTGCTGGAGCGGGAGGCCAGACGGCTCGGCCTGGAGCTGGTCCACACCCACTACGCCATCCCCCACGCCGCCGCCGCCTACCTGGGGCTTGGCGAGGAACTACCCCTGGTGCATACCCTCCACGGCACCGATGTCTCGGTGCTGGGCATGGACCCGGCCTTCCACGGACCCACCCGGAAGGCCCTCCAAAGGGCTAAGGCCACCACCGCGGTGAGCCGGGCCCTGGCCCAGGAGGCGCAAAAGGCCTTCGGGGTCAGCCCCGCGGTCATCCATAACGCTGTGGACCCGGACCGCTTCTACCCCAGGCCGGAGCGCAAGAAGCTCTACGCGGAGGAAGGGGAATGGCTTTTGGTGCACGCCTCCAACTTCCGCCCCATCAAAAGGGTGCCGGATATCGTGCGGGTCTTCGCCAAGGTGCGGAGGAAGGTGCAGGCCAGGCTCCTTCTTCTGGGGAAGGGGCCAGAGGAAGGGGAGGCGAAGCGGGTTGCGGAGGAACTGGGGGTGGAACGCTGGGTCAGCTTTCACCCCCCCACGCCCCACCCCGAGGAGGTCCTGGGAGCCGCCGATCTTTTTCTCTTGGCCTCGGAGGAGGAATCCTTCGGGCAGGCGGCCCTCGAGGCCCTGGCCAGCGGGGTGCCCGTGGTGGCCACCGCCGTGGGAGGGGTTCCCGAGCTGGTACGGCCCGAGGTGGGCCGGCTGGTGGAGCTTGGGGACCTGGAAGGCTTCGCCCAAGCGGTGCTGGACCTCCTCGCTCATCCCAAGCTCCCCAGCATGCGCAAGGCTGCCCGGGAGTACGCCATCGCCCGCTTTCACCCCGAAAGGATCACCCAGGCCTACCTGGGGGTATACCAAAAGGCACTGGAATCCTAA
- the lon gene encoding endopeptidase La yields MLPETLPVCPVRGSVIYPTMVMPIDAGRPVSIRAIDQALTRERVLLIVSQKDKEVENPKPSDLYEVGTACNILKMRKNPDGSVQVLVQAFARVRVKEWLDLKDHLEAKGEVLSDEPADPTLVKALVREVKDKFQALLKEGKYLAPEVAQFVLNLEDPSQLADYIAFHMDFRLEDKQRVLETPNVAERLKRVLVLLEAELDLIETQRRIQQQVKEEIDRNQREYFLREQMKAIQRELHGEEGAEEVEEFRRKVEELNLPPVVRQEVERELNRFARMHPDSAEASVIRTYLDWIVNLPWNTRTEDNLDLSRAKEILERDHYGLEKVKDRVLEFLAVRKLKAERAKRGEIPEEEVNKGPILLFVGPPGVGKTSIAKSIAEALGRKYVRISLGGVRDESDIRGHRRTYIGAMPGRIIQGLRQAGTKNPVFLLDEVDKLGISYQGDPAAALLEVLDPAQNKEFVDHYLGVPFDLSEVMFICTANFPQNIPAPLWDRMEAIEFTSYIEQEKLEIAKRYLLPRQMRETGLLEGQVVITEAALMRLITHYTREAGVRQLEREIGSLLRKAARQILEEGKKRVRITERDLEKYLGPPRHLPETEAREPQVGVATGMYYTPVGGDIMFVEVSVMPGKGNLILTGQLGDVMKESARAALSYAKRNADRFGIPLKRFEESDIHIHVPAGAIPKEGPSAGVAMVSALVSALTEVPVRHDIAMTGEITLTGRVLPIGGVKEKVLGARRAGIREVILPKQNEADLSDIPKPLRQNMTFHFVEHLDQVLDLALVGGLEVLEHRAREARAKGSRARSRKEVVAHA; encoded by the coding sequence ATGCTGCCAGAGACCTTGCCCGTCTGCCCGGTGAGGGGGTCGGTCATCTACCCCACCATGGTCATGCCCATCGATGCGGGGAGGCCCGTTTCCATCCGGGCCATCGACCAGGCCTTGACCCGGGAGCGGGTGCTACTCATCGTGAGCCAGAAGGACAAGGAGGTGGAAAACCCCAAGCCCTCGGACCTCTATGAGGTGGGCACCGCCTGCAACATCCTCAAAATGCGCAAGAACCCGGACGGCTCTGTTCAGGTGCTGGTGCAGGCCTTCGCCCGGGTACGGGTCAAAGAGTGGCTGGACCTCAAGGACCACCTCGAGGCCAAAGGGGAAGTCCTCTCCGATGAACCCGCTGACCCCACCTTGGTCAAGGCCCTGGTGCGGGAGGTGAAGGACAAGTTCCAGGCCCTTCTGAAGGAGGGCAAGTACCTAGCCCCCGAGGTGGCCCAGTTCGTCCTCAACCTGGAGGACCCCTCCCAGCTTGCCGATTACATCGCCTTCCACATGGACTTCCGCCTGGAGGACAAGCAGAGGGTTTTGGAAACCCCCAACGTGGCGGAGCGCCTAAAGCGGGTTTTGGTGCTCCTCGAGGCGGAGCTAGACCTCATCGAAACGCAAAGACGTATCCAGCAACAGGTCAAGGAGGAGATCGACCGCAACCAGCGGGAGTACTTCCTGCGGGAGCAGATGAAGGCCATCCAGCGGGAGCTCCACGGGGAGGAGGGCGCTGAGGAGGTGGAGGAGTTCCGCAGAAAGGTGGAGGAACTCAACCTGCCTCCCGTGGTGCGCCAGGAGGTGGAGCGGGAACTGAACCGCTTCGCCCGCATGCACCCCGATTCCGCCGAGGCCAGCGTCATCCGCACCTACCTGGACTGGATTGTGAACCTCCCATGGAACACCCGCACCGAGGACAACCTGGACCTCTCCCGGGCCAAGGAGATCCTGGAAAGGGACCACTACGGCCTGGAGAAGGTGAAGGACCGGGTGCTGGAGTTTTTGGCGGTGCGGAAGCTAAAAGCGGAGCGGGCCAAGCGGGGGGAGATCCCCGAGGAAGAGGTGAACAAGGGCCCCATCCTCCTCTTCGTGGGGCCTCCCGGGGTGGGCAAGACCTCCATCGCCAAGAGCATCGCCGAGGCCCTGGGCCGCAAGTACGTGCGCATCTCCCTGGGCGGGGTGCGGGATGAATCCGACATCCGGGGCCACCGCCGCACCTACATCGGGGCCATGCCGGGCCGCATCATCCAGGGTTTGCGCCAGGCGGGTACCAAGAACCCCGTCTTCCTCCTGGACGAGGTGGACAAGCTGGGGATCTCCTACCAGGGGGATCCAGCGGCGGCCCTTCTAGAGGTTCTGGACCCCGCCCAGAACAAGGAGTTTGTGGACCACTACCTGGGGGTGCCCTTTGACCTCTCCGAGGTGATGTTCATCTGCACCGCCAACTTCCCCCAGAACATCCCCGCACCCCTCTGGGACCGGATGGAGGCCATCGAGTTCACCAGCTACATCGAGCAAGAGAAGCTGGAGATCGCCAAGCGCTACCTCCTGCCCCGGCAGATGCGGGAGACCGGCCTCCTGGAGGGCCAGGTGGTGATCACGGAGGCCGCCCTCATGCGCCTCATCACCCACTACACCCGGGAGGCTGGGGTGCGCCAGCTGGAGCGGGAGATCGGCTCCCTCTTGCGCAAGGCGGCCCGGCAGATCCTGGAAGAGGGCAAGAAACGGGTGCGTATCACGGAGAGGGACCTGGAAAAGTACCTGGGCCCACCCCGCCACCTGCCGGAAACCGAGGCCCGCGAGCCCCAGGTGGGGGTGGCCACGGGCATGTACTACACCCCGGTGGGCGGGGACATCATGTTCGTGGAGGTGTCCGTGATGCCCGGAAAGGGCAACCTGATCCTCACCGGGCAGCTTGGGGATGTGATGAAGGAATCCGCCCGGGCGGCGCTTTCCTATGCCAAGCGGAACGCCGATCGCTTCGGCATCCCCTTGAAGCGCTTTGAGGAGTCCGACATCCACATCCACGTGCCGGCGGGGGCCATCCCGAAGGAAGGGCCTTCGGCAGGGGTGGCCATGGTGAGCGCCTTGGTCAGCGCCCTCACGGAGGTGCCCGTCCGCCACGACATCGCCATGACCGGGGAAATCACCCTCACGGGTAGGGTGCTTCCCATCGGCGGGGTGAAGGAGAAGGTGCTGGGGGCCAGGCGGGCGGGGATTAGGGAGGTGATCCTTCCCAAGCAAAACGAAGCCGACCTCAGCGACATCCCTAAGCCCCTGCGCCAGAACATGACCTTCCACTTCGTGGAGCATCTGGACCAGGTCCTGGACCTGGCCCTAGTGGGCGGGCTCGAGGTCTTGGAGCATAGGGCCCGGGAGGCCAGGGCCAAGGGGTCCAGGGCCCGGTCCAGAAAGGAAGTGGTGGCCCATGCCTAG
- a CDS encoding DUF1517 domain-containing protein, with product MRRLVWLLLLTLSLALAQKSGGGAGGRPYNPTPPPMSPGPAPVFPIPAPSYPPYPGPVVVYPGGGGSLGIVPVLVVLGLVLVTAYMVRGLRQAGEGPTASVARLRLALLARPQVQKALRQLAEEADTTSAKGLADLLDEAALLLLREEPAWRFGDYQVVRGSEDEVLARFDAWMLEERSKYQETFRHFEGKKHALEAYQAQVEPGGRYLVVSLHLADRRLLPPRSPLTRSLAREALMDLAGSSAFTLLAAYLSWTPEREGEALTEEELLLYPELEKL from the coding sequence ATGCGCCGCCTCGTTTGGCTCCTACTCCTGACGCTCTCCCTGGCCCTGGCCCAGAAGAGCGGGGGCGGCGCGGGTGGGCGTCCCTACAACCCCACCCCACCTCCCATGAGCCCGGGGCCAGCCCCGGTCTTCCCAATCCCGGCCCCCTCCTATCCCCCGTATCCTGGTCCGGTGGTGGTCTACCCGGGGGGAGGGGGGAGCCTAGGTATTGTACCCGTCCTGGTGGTCTTGGGCTTGGTCTTGGTGACCGCCTACATGGTGCGGGGGCTTCGCCAAGCGGGGGAAGGGCCCACCGCCAGCGTGGCCAGGTTGCGCTTGGCCCTCTTGGCCCGCCCCCAGGTGCAAAAGGCGCTAAGGCAGCTGGCCGAGGAAGCGGACACCACCTCGGCCAAGGGCCTCGCCGACCTGCTGGACGAGGCGGCCCTCTTGCTCCTCAGGGAGGAGCCAGCCTGGCGCTTTGGGGATTACCAGGTGGTAAGAGGTTCCGAGGATGAGGTTCTGGCCCGGTTCGACGCCTGGATGCTGGAGGAAAGGAGCAAGTACCAGGAAACCTTCCGCCACTTTGAGGGCAAGAAACATGCGCTGGAGGCATACCAGGCTCAGGTGGAGCCCGGAGGGCGCTATCTGGTGGTAAGCCTCCACCTCGCCGACCGCAGGCTCCTCCCTCCCCGATCCCCCTTGACCCGGTCCCTGGCCAGGGAGGCCCTCATGGACCTAGCGGGATCCAGTGCCTTCACCCTCCTGGCGGCTTACCTCTCCTGGACCCCCGAAAGGGAAGGCGAGGCCCTGACGGAGGAAGAGCTCCTCCTTTACCCGGAGCTGGAGAAGCTTTAG
- a CDS encoding alpha/beta hydrolase, producing the protein MVRVSKRTVTFFPPPQARALIGDFTDWERSPIPLQGPVTLEFPEGAYVEYAFLDEQGRPFPDPENPERADNPWWTYPRAVRLPGHRFEAPPEPREEPKVERHRLGERRVYVAEAGANPKATVVAQDGVAFYRTAGLHKVAQALVEAGEILPVRLVFVEPIDRNQEYRFSEAYEEEFHHLLGEVERAYGPLGEVVLVGASLGGLFSLWQAWRHPRRFAKVLALSPALKAHPGGQDAYRDREWLLERYAEAEALPRVYLEVGLLEWLLGPNRRFAALLADRKAPHAYRERPSGHNWVTWKQALAPGLRYLLGEP; encoded by the coding sequence GTGGTACGGGTTTCTAAGCGCACCGTCACCTTCTTTCCCCCTCCCCAGGCCAGGGCCCTGATAGGGGATTTCACCGACTGGGAAAGGAGCCCCATCCCCCTCCAAGGCCCCGTCACCCTGGAGTTCCCAGAGGGGGCTTACGTGGAATACGCCTTCCTAGACGAGCAGGGTAGACCCTTTCCCGACCCCGAAAACCCCGAGCGGGCGGACAATCCCTGGTGGACCTATCCCCGGGCCGTCCGGCTTCCCGGGCACCGCTTCGAAGCGCCTCCCGAGCCCCGGGAAGAACCCAAAGTGGAGCGCCACCGCCTGGGGGAAAGGCGCGTCTACGTGGCGGAAGCCGGGGCAAACCCCAAGGCCACCGTGGTGGCCCAGGACGGGGTGGCCTTCTACCGCACCGCGGGCCTGCACAAGGTGGCCCAAGCCCTGGTGGAAGCAGGCGAAATCCTCCCAGTGCGCTTGGTCTTTGTGGAACCCATAGACCGAAACCAGGAGTACCGGTTTTCGGAAGCCTATGAGGAGGAGTTCCACCACCTCTTAGGGGAGGTGGAAAGGGCCTATGGCCCCCTAGGGGAGGTGGTCCTGGTGGGGGCTTCTTTGGGGGGGCTCTTCTCCTTGTGGCAAGCCTGGCGGCATCCGAGGCGCTTCGCCAAGGTCCTTGCCCTCTCCCCCGCCCTCAAGGCCCACCCCGGAGGACAGGACGCCTACCGGGACCGGGAGTGGCTCCTGGAGCGCTACGCCGAGGCGGAGGCCCTGCCCCGGGTGTACCTGGAGGTGGGCCTATTGGAGTGGCTCCTAGGCCCCAACCGCCGCTTCGCCGCCCTGCTGGCGGACCGCAAGGCCCCCCACGCCTACCGGGAACGCCCTTCTGGGCACAACTGGGTCACCTGGAAGCAGGCCCTGGCCCCGGGGCTTCGCTATCTTCTGGGGGAGCCGTGA
- a CDS encoding TerC family protein: MSGEALLVLLSVAALEALLSGDNALVLAVMVRPLPTHLRRKALFYGVLGAYLLRGLALLFAVYVIRLWWVQVLGGLYLLFLMLQHFRNHPEAKPLPEATAREVWRVVLLINLVDLAFAVDSILAVVAFSQDLLLVFLGVALGILFIRLAASYVVAVMERYPSLEKVAYALVGWAGLKLLLEGSATLAELLHRPELAWHLPKPAFWGVTFLILLGGSLLALRKHA; the protein is encoded by the coding sequence GTGAGCGGGGAGGCCCTGCTGGTCCTCCTCTCCGTGGCGGCCCTCGAGGCCCTCCTCTCCGGGGACAACGCCCTGGTCCTGGCGGTGATGGTCAGACCCCTGCCCACCCACCTCCGCCGCAAGGCCCTCTTCTACGGGGTTCTGGGGGCCTACTTGCTAAGGGGCCTGGCCCTTCTTTTCGCCGTGTACGTGATCCGGCTATGGTGGGTCCAGGTGCTGGGAGGGCTTTACCTCCTCTTTCTCATGCTCCAGCACTTCCGCAACCATCCGGAGGCCAAGCCCTTGCCCGAGGCCACCGCCCGGGAGGTCTGGCGGGTGGTCCTCCTCATCAACCTGGTGGACTTGGCCTTCGCCGTGGACTCCATCCTGGCGGTGGTGGCCTTCTCCCAGGACCTCCTTCTGGTCTTCCTGGGGGTGGCCCTGGGCATCCTCTTCATCCGTCTGGCCGCGAGCTATGTGGTGGCGGTGATGGAACGCTATCCCAGCCTGGAGAAGGTGGCCTACGCTCTGGTGGGCTGGGCTGGGCTCAAGCTCCTCTTGGAAGGAAGCGCCACCCTGGCGGAACTCCTGCACCGCCCGGAGCTGGCCTGGCACCTGCCAAAACCCGCTTTCTGGGGCGTAACCTTCCTCATCCTCTTGGGGGGAAGCCTTCTGGCTTTGCGCAAGCATGCCTAG
- a CDS encoding methyltransferase domain-containing protein — MPRDWDAFYRQAAPERAPAQVVRAYGPFAPKGPVLDLAGGLGRNALYFLDRGHPVVLVERSREALKKLRGIRGLALVELDLEAPNALTHLPKGPFAAILMSYYVNRPLLKALPPLLAPGGLLLVEGFSRREAVRRHRPESPFYWEPYELLTPPPGLALRAFGEGWMEGYRVFAAYQNLRP, encoded by the coding sequence ATGCCTAGGGACTGGGATGCGTTTTACCGCCAAGCCGCCCCGGAGCGGGCCCCCGCCCAGGTGGTGCGGGCCTACGGGCCCTTCGCCCCCAAGGGCCCGGTCCTGGACCTGGCGGGAGGCTTGGGCAGGAACGCCCTTTACTTCCTGGACAGGGGTCATCCCGTGGTCCTGGTGGAAAGGAGCCGCGAGGCCCTAAAAAAGCTTAGGGGCATCCGCGGCCTGGCCCTGGTGGAGCTGGACCTCGAGGCCCCCAACGCCCTTACGCACCTTCCCAAAGGCCCCTTCGCCGCCATCCTTATGAGCTATTACGTAAACCGCCCTCTTCTTAAGGCCCTTCCTCCCCTCTTGGCCCCAGGGGGGCTTCTCCTGGTGGAAGGCTTCAGCCGCCGGGAAGCCGTGCGGCGCCACAGGCCGGAAAGCCCTTTCTACTGGGAGCCCTACGAACTCCTCACCCCTCCCCCAGGCCTCGCGCTGCGGGCCTTCGGAGAGGGATGGATGGAGGGCTACCGGGTCTTCGCCGCCTATCAAAACCTTAGGCCTTAA
- a CDS encoding (Fe-S)-binding protein — protein sequence MLTLPEKILFILLLLASLYYAYTGFRRVYLAIRRGRPEERFDRLPERIGRALWLTLTQQTVFKRRPLVSLLHAFVFYGFIYYLLVNLVDLLEGYFPLHTQGGLWNAYNLVADLLTAAILVGILGLMLRRYLLAPQDFTWNPKVPLHERVRQGIPRDSAIVGAFITFHVGSRLLSKAAGLAQGEPDPFQPVASFLATLLAGLSPSSLVVLEHFFWWGALGSILLFLPYFPRSKHIHLMMGPINLAFRQEKPGALLPLDFEKEDEKFGAEKLEDLSWKRLLDAYACIMCNRCQEACPAYTTGKALSPAAIVISERYELNEILPAFASGQESPRPLMDFALNEEALWACTTCMACVEVCPVGNEPMLHILDVRRAKVLMEGEFPQELNNAFRGMERAGNPWGIGQDKRLDWAEGLSVPTVEEKPHPEVLYWVGCAASYDPRAQKIARSMVEILNASGVDWAVLGKREKCTGDSARRAGNEYLFFQLATENVETLNQVAPKTIVTTCPHCFHTLGNEYKAFGGEYRVVHHSEFIAELLQSGRLQVSEETKRVVFHDPCYLGRHNGVYDPPRDVLKGVGFRLVEPPRNREGSFCCGAGGAQFWKEEEPGAMQVSENRYRELKGTGAEVIATGCPFCMAMMNVEVAQDEKPPEVLDIAELVARGLKA from the coding sequence ATGCTGACGCTACCGGAGAAAATCCTCTTTATCCTGCTCCTTTTGGCAAGCCTTTACTACGCCTACACGGGCTTTCGCCGCGTGTATCTGGCCATCCGAAGGGGACGGCCGGAGGAACGCTTTGACCGCCTGCCCGAGCGCATTGGCCGGGCCCTTTGGCTTACCCTTACGCAGCAGACCGTTTTCAAGAGGCGGCCTCTGGTTTCCCTCCTCCACGCCTTCGTCTTCTACGGCTTCATCTACTACCTCCTGGTCAACCTGGTGGACCTTCTGGAGGGGTATTTTCCCCTGCACACCCAAGGAGGGCTTTGGAACGCCTATAACCTCGTGGCCGATCTCCTCACCGCCGCCATCCTAGTGGGCATCCTGGGGCTCATGCTTCGCCGCTACCTTCTCGCACCCCAGGATTTCACCTGGAATCCCAAGGTGCCTCTCCACGAACGGGTACGCCAGGGAATCCCCCGGGATTCGGCCATCGTGGGGGCCTTCATCACCTTCCACGTGGGAAGCCGCCTCCTCTCCAAAGCAGCGGGCCTAGCCCAAGGGGAGCCCGACCCCTTCCAGCCCGTGGCCAGCTTTCTGGCCACCCTGCTTGCGGGCCTTTCGCCCTCCAGCCTGGTGGTGTTGGAACATTTCTTCTGGTGGGGTGCCTTGGGCTCCATCCTTCTCTTCCTCCCTTACTTCCCCCGCTCCAAGCACATCCACCTGATGATGGGCCCCATCAACCTGGCCTTCCGCCAGGAGAAGCCCGGGGCCCTCTTGCCCCTGGACTTCGAGAAGGAAGATGAGAAGTTCGGGGCGGAGAAGCTGGAAGACCTCTCTTGGAAGCGGCTTCTGGACGCCTACGCCTGCATCATGTGCAACCGCTGTCAGGAGGCCTGCCCTGCTTACACCACGGGAAAGGCCCTCTCCCCGGCGGCCATCGTCATCTCCGAGCGGTACGAACTGAATGAGATCCTCCCGGCCTTTGCCAGCGGGCAGGAAAGCCCGAGGCCCCTCATGGACTTCGCCCTGAACGAGGAGGCCCTTTGGGCCTGCACCACCTGCATGGCCTGCGTGGAGGTCTGCCCGGTGGGCAACGAGCCCATGCTTCACATCCTGGATGTGCGCCGGGCCAAGGTGCTCATGGAGGGGGAGTTCCCCCAGGAGCTCAACAACGCCTTCCGGGGCATGGAGCGCGCGGGCAACCCCTGGGGCATCGGCCAGGACAAGCGCCTGGACTGGGCCGAGGGGCTTAGCGTGCCCACGGTGGAGGAAAAGCCCCACCCCGAGGTCCTCTACTGGGTGGGGTGTGCGGCCAGCTATGACCCCCGGGCGCAGAAGATCGCCCGGAGCATGGTGGAGATCCTAAACGCCTCCGGGGTGGATTGGGCGGTTTTGGGCAAGAGGGAAAAGTGCACCGGGGATTCCGCCAGGCGGGCGGGGAACGAGTACCTCTTCTTCCAGCTGGCCACAGAGAACGTGGAAACCCTAAACCAGGTGGCTCCTAAAACCATCGTCACCACCTGCCCCCACTGCTTCCATACCTTGGGCAACGAGTACAAGGCCTTTGGTGGGGAGTACCGGGTGGTTCACCATTCGGAGTTCATCGCCGAGCTTCTGCAAAGCGGCAGGCTCCAGGTGTCCGAGGAGACCAAGAGGGTGGTCTTCCACGACCCCTGCTACCTGGGCCGCCACAACGGGGTGTACGACCCTCCCAGGGACGTGCTCAAGGGGGTTGGCTTCCGGCTGGTGGAACCGCCCAGGAACCGGGAAGGGAGCTTCTGCTGCGGGGCGGGCGGGGCCCAGTTCTGGAAGGAGGAGGAACCCGGGGCCATGCAGGTTTCGGAAAACCGCTACCGGGAGCTTAAGGGCACGGGGGCAGAGGTCATCGCCACGGGGTGCCCCTTCTGCATGGCCATGATGAACGTGGAGGTGGCCCAGGACGAGAAGCCCCCGGAGGTGTTGGACATCGCCGAGCTGGTGGCCCGGGGCCTTAAGGCCTAA
- a CDS encoding divergent PAP2 family protein, with product MELLANQVFWTAILANLLAQTLKLFLYYLLEGRFQWERFLETGGMPSSHSATVSALAMGVGFQEGFGSTLFAVAAIFALIVMYDATGIRRAAGLHAQLLNQLVQELQQVLQKGPAPEPLKELLGHTYLEVLVGALLGGLVAFLSFHLFPAA from the coding sequence ATGGAGCTTCTCGCTAACCAGGTTTTCTGGACCGCCATCCTGGCCAACCTCCTGGCCCAGACCCTGAAGCTTTTCCTCTATTACCTGCTGGAGGGCCGGTTCCAATGGGAACGTTTCCTGGAAACCGGGGGGATGCCCAGCTCCCACTCCGCCACCGTCAGTGCCTTGGCCATGGGCGTGGGCTTCCAGGAGGGTTTTGGCAGCACCCTGTTTGCTGTGGCCGCCATCTTCGCCCTCATCGTCATGTACGACGCCACGGGAATCCGTCGGGCGGCTGGCCTGCATGCCCAGCTCCTAAACCAGTTGGTTCAGGAACTGCAACAGGTACTCCAGAAAGGCCCTGCCCCTGAGCCCCTTAAGGAACTTTTGGGCCACACTTACCTCGAGGTCCTGGTGGGAGCGTTGCTGGGCGGCCTGGTGGCCTTCCTTAGCTTTCACCTCTTCCCGGCGGCGTAA
- a CDS encoding bifunctional 5,10-methylenetetrahydrofolate dehydrogenase/5,10-methenyltetrahydrofolate cyclohydrolase, with product MTLARTLSGHEVAETVYRELRETLSSLPFVPSLRVIRLGEDPASVSYVRLKDKRARELGLLSQVEVYPADTPEGVLLERIETLNQDPEVDGILVQLPLPAHIRTERVLEAISPLKDVDGFHPFNVGKLWSGGEGLFPCTPLGVVRLLKHYGVELRGKEVVVLGRSNIVGKPLAGLLLREDATVTVAHSRTRNLPEVTRRAEVLVVAVGKPHLVRKEWVRPGAIVVDVGVNRVEGKLVGDVHPEVAEVASALTPVPGGVGPMTVAMLMANTVKAALIRRNGASR from the coding sequence ATGACCCTTGCCCGTACCCTTTCCGGCCATGAGGTGGCGGAGACCGTGTATCGGGAGCTGAGGGAAACCCTGAGTTCCCTGCCTTTTGTACCCTCCCTCAGGGTGATCCGCTTGGGGGAGGACCCCGCCTCGGTGTCCTACGTGCGCCTTAAGGACAAAAGGGCCAGGGAGCTGGGCCTTTTGAGCCAGGTGGAGGTGTACCCGGCGGATACCCCCGAGGGGGTCCTTTTAGAGCGGATCGAGACCCTGAACCAGGATCCCGAGGTGGACGGTATCCTGGTTCAGCTTCCCTTACCTGCCCACATCCGCACGGAGCGGGTTTTGGAGGCCATTTCCCCCCTTAAGGATGTGGATGGCTTCCACCCCTTCAACGTGGGGAAGCTCTGGAGCGGGGGAGAGGGGCTTTTCCCCTGCACGCCCCTGGGTGTCGTCCGCTTGCTCAAGCATTACGGGGTGGAGCTAAGGGGCAAGGAGGTGGTGGTCCTGGGCCGGTCCAACATTGTGGGCAAGCCCCTGGCCGGCCTCCTCCTGCGGGAGGATGCCACCGTGACCGTGGCCCATTCCCGTACCCGGAACCTTCCGGAGGTAACCCGGCGGGCCGAGGTGCTGGTGGTGGCGGTGGGGAAGCCCCACCTGGTACGGAAGGAGTGGGTGCGGCCCGGGGCCATCGTGGTGGACGTGGGGGTGAACCGGGTGGAGGGGAAGCTTGTGGGCGATGTGCACCCCGAGGTGGCCGAGGTGGCCTCCGCCCTCACCCCTGTGCCTGGGGGCGTGGGGCCCATGACCGTGGCCATGCTCATGGCCAACACCGTGAAGGCGGCCCTCATCAGGCGGAATGGAGCTTCTCGCTAA
- the nusB gene encoding transcription antitermination factor NusB — protein sequence MLRRARELAMRALFAHTQGGMDLEEAFRHALAEMGGEEDAYGDPLDQEGVAFARRLLEGYKAHAEEVDRVLRETVEGWDFAQMSKTDLTVLRLATYEMLYEPTPFAPLIEVAVKIANRYGGEHSGAFVNGVLGRLYRRIQGGELKAVPKED from the coding sequence ATGCTTAGGCGGGCCCGAGAGCTGGCCATGCGGGCCTTGTTCGCCCATACCCAGGGGGGGATGGATCTGGAAGAGGCCTTCCGCCACGCCTTGGCGGAGATGGGGGGCGAGGAGGACGCCTACGGCGATCCCCTGGACCAGGAAGGGGTGGCCTTTGCCCGGCGCTTGCTGGAGGGGTACAAGGCCCATGCGGAGGAGGTGGACCGGGTGCTACGGGAAACCGTGGAGGGATGGGACTTCGCCCAGATGTCCAAAACCGACCTTACGGTCTTGCGTTTGGCCACCTACGAGATGCTCTATGAGCCCACCCCTTTTGCTCCCTTGATCGAGGTGGCGGTGAAGATCGCCAACCGCTACGGGGGGGAGCACTCCGGGGCTTTTGTCAATGGGGTCCTTGGCCGCTTGTATCGGCGGATCCAGGGGGGCGAGCTGAAGGCGGTGCCCAAGGAGGACTGA
- a CDS encoding Asp23/Gls24 family envelope stress response protein: MVEYEISDHALEGLVAHTLSELQGVRLLETAPRSLGEVFRRMKPIKVERAPEGLTVDLVLSVDYGVSIPEAAQAVQKAVAEALFVATGEKVRAVNLTVAQVEYRKEAHA, encoded by the coding sequence ATGGTGGAATACGAGATCAGCGACCATGCCCTCGAGGGGCTGGTGGCCCATACCCTTTCCGAGCTTCAGGGGGTGCGGCTCTTGGAAACCGCTCCCCGCTCCCTGGGGGAGGTTTTCCGCCGCATGAAGCCCATCAAGGTGGAGCGCGCCCCCGAGGGGCTCACCGTGGACCTGGTCCTTTCCGTGGACTATGGGGTTTCCATTCCCGAGGCAGCCCAGGCGGTGCAGAAGGCGGTGGCCGAGGCCCTCTTCGTGGCCACCGGCGAGAAGGTGCGGGCGGTGAACCTCACCGTGGCCCAGGTGGAATACCGGAAGGAGGCCCATGCTTAG